A single region of the Solwaraspora sp. WMMD791 genome encodes:
- a CDS encoding (Fe-S)-binding protein has protein sequence MRIALFVTCLNDALYPGTGRAVVHLLERLGHTVDFPLDQTCCGQLHANSGYRAEALPLVRRFVDAFADQQVIVAPSGSCVAMVRDAYPRLAADDDQLAAAVATLRPRVYELSELLVDVLGVTDVGARFPHPVTYHPTCHGLRTLRLADRPLRLLRAVRDIELIDLPDARECCGFGGTFALTNAAVSAAMLADKCRAVRDTGARYLAAADNSCLAHIGGGLGRHRTPVRAVHYAQILAGTVEGAT, from the coding sequence GTGCGGATCGCCCTCTTCGTCACCTGCCTCAACGACGCGCTCTACCCCGGCACCGGCCGGGCCGTGGTCCACCTGCTGGAGCGGCTCGGACACACCGTCGACTTCCCGCTCGACCAGACCTGCTGCGGGCAGCTGCACGCCAACAGCGGATACCGGGCAGAGGCCCTGCCGCTGGTCCGCCGCTTCGTCGACGCCTTCGCCGACCAGCAGGTGATCGTCGCCCCGTCCGGGTCGTGCGTGGCGATGGTCCGCGACGCCTACCCCCGGCTGGCCGCCGACGACGACCAGCTCGCCGCCGCCGTGGCCACGCTGCGCCCCCGGGTGTACGAGCTGTCCGAGCTGCTGGTCGACGTCCTCGGGGTCACCGACGTCGGCGCCCGCTTCCCGCACCCGGTGACGTACCACCCGACCTGCCACGGCCTGCGGACGCTGCGGCTGGCCGACCGGCCGCTGCGGCTGCTGCGCGCGGTGCGCGACATCGAGCTGATCGACCTGCCGGACGCCCGCGAATGCTGCGGCTTCGGTGGCACCTTCGCGCTCACCAACGCCGCCGTGTCCGCGGCGATGCTCGCCGACAAGTGCCGGGCCGTACGCGACACCGGTGCCCGCTACCTGGCCGCCGCCGACAACTCCTGCCTGGCCCACATCGGCGGTGGACTCGGCCGCCACCGCACCCCGGTACGGGCCGTGCACTACGCGCAGATCCTGGCCGGCACCGTGGAAGGAGCCACATGA
- a CDS encoding GntR family transcriptional regulator: protein MRPARRLTLTDDVYGTIRAQVMDHVVAPGARINIDALARELQVSPTPVREALARLEADGLVRKRPLVGYTAAPLLTRDEFDELVDMRLILETAAARRAATRAVPADDPAATDRLRAAATLPGPVPDTQGYASIAAFTAADARFHQLLAERSGNRMLHDAIVRLRPHLHLFRLHFPPTHYRTSGAEHHRIVDAVDAGDPDRAEAAVRDHLLAARERHLPYFGQG, encoded by the coding sequence GTGCGGCCTGCCCGCCGTCTCACCCTCACCGACGACGTGTACGGCACGATCCGGGCCCAGGTGATGGACCACGTCGTCGCACCGGGCGCCCGGATCAACATCGACGCCCTCGCCCGCGAACTGCAGGTCTCCCCCACTCCGGTCCGCGAGGCACTGGCCCGACTCGAAGCCGACGGGCTGGTGCGCAAGCGACCCCTGGTCGGTTACACCGCCGCTCCTCTGCTTACCCGCGACGAGTTCGACGAACTCGTCGACATGCGGCTGATCCTGGAAACCGCCGCCGCCCGGCGGGCCGCCACCCGCGCCGTACCCGCCGACGACCCCGCCGCGACCGACCGGCTCCGCGCGGCCGCGACCCTGCCCGGCCCGGTGCCCGACACCCAGGGGTACGCCAGCATCGCCGCCTTCACCGCCGCCGACGCCCGCTTCCACCAGTTGCTCGCCGAGCGCTCCGGCAACCGGATGCTGCACGACGCGATCGTGCGCCTGCGCCCCCACCTGCACCTGTTCCGCCTGCACTTCCCGCCGACGCACTACCGCACCAGCGGCGCCGAGCACCACCGCATCGTCGACGCCGTCGACGCCGGCGACCCCGACCGGGCCGAGGCCGCCGTCCGCGACCACCTGCTGGCCGCCCGCGAACGCCACCTGCCCTACTTCGGGCAGGGCTGA
- a CDS encoding lactonase family protein, with protein MSAAQSNPAADKIYLGCYTADGGGNGAGVMLARRDPASGRLDEPVLVAECPSPSFLARHPQLPALYAVSEVDDGVVVAWAADDDGGLRALGSESTGGASPCHLAFAATGTHLVSVNYVSGSVAVHPVSDKGELRPRTDLQTHVGAGPRTDRQDGPHAHMVCPDLAGSGMYVVDLGTDAVHRYLLDPQTGRLDEPDPALAATPGSGPRHLARHPGTGHLYLVGELDASVTAYQVDDTGRLAECSRVAASAADGPVQPSEIAVDAAGRHLYVANRGPDTVAVFSLATPDQPRYVTEVTTGGRWPRHFALVGPHLYVANERSDSIGVYVIDPETGVPQVSGAPMPAPTPTCLLPVSW; from the coding sequence GTGAGCGCAGCGCAGTCGAATCCGGCGGCGGACAAGATCTATCTCGGCTGTTACACGGCCGACGGCGGCGGCAACGGGGCCGGGGTGATGCTGGCCCGCCGCGACCCGGCCTCCGGCCGGCTCGACGAACCGGTGCTGGTCGCCGAGTGTCCGTCGCCGTCGTTCCTGGCCCGGCACCCGCAGTTGCCGGCCCTCTACGCGGTCAGCGAGGTCGACGACGGCGTGGTGGTGGCCTGGGCGGCCGATGACGACGGCGGGCTGCGGGCGCTGGGCAGCGAGTCCACCGGCGGGGCGAGCCCGTGCCACCTGGCGTTCGCCGCCACCGGGACACACCTGGTCAGCGTCAACTACGTCAGCGGCAGTGTCGCGGTGCACCCGGTGAGCGACAAGGGCGAGCTGCGGCCCCGTACCGATCTGCAGACCCACGTCGGGGCCGGTCCGCGCACCGACCGCCAGGACGGCCCGCACGCGCACATGGTCTGTCCGGACCTGGCCGGCAGCGGAATGTACGTCGTCGACCTGGGCACCGACGCGGTGCACCGCTACCTGCTCGACCCGCAGACCGGCCGGCTCGACGAACCGGACCCGGCGCTGGCGGCGACGCCGGGCAGCGGCCCCCGTCATCTCGCCCGGCACCCCGGCACCGGCCACCTCTACCTGGTCGGCGAGCTGGACGCGTCGGTCACCGCGTACCAGGTCGACGACACCGGGCGGCTCGCGGAGTGCAGCCGGGTCGCGGCGAGTGCGGCGGACGGGCCGGTCCAGCCGTCCGAGATCGCCGTCGACGCCGCCGGCCGTCACCTGTACGTCGCCAACCGGGGTCCGGACACCGTCGCCGTCTTCTCGCTGGCCACGCCGGACCAGCCGCGCTACGTCACCGAGGTGACGACGGGCGGCCGGTGGCCCCGGCACTTCGCTCTCGTCGGCCCGCACCTGTACGTCGCGAACGAACGTTCTGATTCGATTGGCGTCTATGTCATCGATCCGGAGACGGGGGTGCCGCAGGTCTCCGGCGCGCCGATGCCGGCGCCTACCCCTACCTGTCTGCTGCCCGTTTCCTGGTAG
- a CDS encoding VWA domain-containing protein produces the protein MALVVVVAGVWFGYQRLSAPSCSGELPLVVSAAPEIAPALQAAADQWRSDAGAVGDTCVAVQVAAADPVDVAAVVAGQHGVALAGVGQASGTAVAPHVWVPDSSTWLARLSSLAPGFAPDNNASVARSPVVVAMPEPVAANLGWPEQQLTWTDLLQQITTGTDLRTGIVEPTRDAAGLSGLLALGAAASEAGENAQQATTAALRALATGRSALREDLLARFPRSADPASVASSLSAAALSEEDVIEYNATQPPIPLAALYLEPAPMSLDYPYAVLPGADPATSAAAAGFFARLGQAGFRDRLGDQGLRSADGTWGAGFSAPQGAPSPAGTAPVTAAPQTGGTAAGGLDPVVIDRVLASWTSVTLPARMLAVIDVSGSMLDPVPTAGGATRADVTREAARRGLGLFDDSWALGLWIFSTELEGAQDWRELVPISPLSSQRSTLEASLDQVVPKRNGNTGLYDTTLAAYLAVQDEWAAGRVNSVVMFTDGRNEDDEGMTQEQLLAELAEVADPQRPIQVIYVGIGDGVSQEELESITEVTGGGVFVTEDPANIGDILLKAIALRPTTVR, from the coding sequence ATGGCGCTCGTCGTCGTTGTCGCCGGGGTCTGGTTCGGCTACCAACGGCTGTCGGCACCCTCGTGCTCCGGGGAACTGCCGCTGGTGGTCTCGGCCGCGCCGGAGATCGCCCCGGCCCTGCAGGCCGCCGCCGACCAGTGGCGCAGCGACGCTGGCGCGGTCGGCGACACCTGCGTCGCGGTCCAGGTCGCCGCCGCCGACCCGGTCGACGTGGCCGCCGTCGTCGCCGGGCAGCACGGGGTCGCCCTGGCGGGTGTGGGCCAGGCCAGCGGTACGGCGGTCGCCCCGCACGTCTGGGTGCCGGACTCGTCGACCTGGTTGGCCCGGCTGAGCTCGCTGGCGCCCGGATTCGCCCCCGACAACAACGCCTCGGTCGCCCGCAGCCCGGTCGTGGTCGCCATGCCCGAACCGGTCGCGGCCAACCTCGGCTGGCCCGAGCAGCAGCTGACCTGGACCGACCTGCTGCAACAGATCACCACCGGCACCGACCTGCGGACCGGCATCGTGGAACCGACCCGGGACGCGGCCGGGTTGTCCGGCCTGCTCGCCCTCGGCGCGGCCGCCAGCGAGGCGGGCGAGAACGCCCAACAGGCGACGACCGCCGCGCTGCGGGCCCTGGCGACCGGGCGGTCCGCGCTGCGTGAGGACCTGCTGGCCCGGTTCCCACGCTCGGCGGATCCGGCGTCGGTCGCCTCCTCGCTGAGCGCCGCCGCGTTGAGTGAAGAGGACGTGATCGAGTACAACGCGACCCAGCCGCCGATCCCGCTGGCCGCGCTGTACCTGGAACCCGCACCGATGTCGCTGGACTACCCGTACGCCGTGCTGCCCGGCGCGGACCCGGCCACGTCCGCTGCCGCCGCCGGCTTCTTCGCCCGGCTCGGCCAGGCCGGTTTCCGTGACCGTCTTGGCGACCAGGGGCTGCGTAGTGCCGACGGCACCTGGGGGGCCGGGTTCAGCGCCCCGCAGGGAGCGCCGAGTCCGGCCGGCACCGCCCCGGTCACGGCCGCCCCGCAGACCGGCGGTACGGCGGCCGGCGGGCTCGACCCGGTCGTCATCGACCGGGTGCTGGCCAGTTGGACCTCGGTCACCCTGCCGGCCCGGATGCTGGCGGTGATCGACGTCTCCGGGTCGATGCTGGACCCGGTGCCGACCGCCGGCGGAGCCACCCGGGCCGACGTCACCCGGGAAGCGGCCCGGCGCGGACTCGGGCTGTTCGATGATTCCTGGGCACTCGGTCTATGGATCTTCTCCACTGAGCTGGAGGGGGCGCAGGACTGGCGCGAACTGGTGCCGATCAGCCCGCTGAGTAGCCAGCGGTCCACGCTTGAAGCGTCGCTTGATCAGGTGGTGCCGAAACGAAATGGCAACACCGGTTTGTACGACACGACACTGGCCGCCTATCTGGCGGTGCAGGACGAGTGGGCGGCTGGGCGTGTCAACTCGGTGGTCATGTTCACAGATGGTAGGAACGAGGACGACGAAGGGATGACCCAGGAGCAGCTGCTTGCCGAGTTGGCCGAGGTGGCGGACCCGCAGCGGCCGATCCAGGTGATCTATGTCGGCATCGGCGACGGGGTGAGTCAGGAGGAGTTGGAGTCGATCACCGAGGTGACAGGTGGCGGCGTGTTCGTGACCGAGGACCCGGCGAACATCGGCGACATCCTGCTGAAGGCGATCGCACTGCGGCCCACAACCGTCCGCTGA
- a CDS encoding sugar transferase produces MVQPDSVPEAPTAVLHARQRAYVRAIAALDMSILCTAVLAGYLVRFGAEEATGADLPYVLVTPLLLIAWLASLKLLRCYDDRVLGYGADEYRRVITASLRLAGTVAIIGYVANVGISRGFLAVAFSVGTVGLVAGRFGARKYLHRRRAVGAGWFRKVLVVGDTPHVLELVHTLRREPYAGYRVVGACIPDALLAPVPQRLGDVPVAGSFRNIPDAAAATGADTVAVTASGELTATRLRRLGWQLEGTGIDLVLAPALTDVAGPRIHTRPVAGLPLIHVEAPEFRGTRKLVKGFVDRSVSLLALTLLLPVLTLIALAIKLDNRGPVIFKQVRVGQGGREFHVYKFRTMVVNADALLAELVAKNETDGLMFKMRDDPRITRVGRFLRKFSLDELPQLANVLFGHMSLVGPRPPLPSEVARYDGDVARRLLVKPGMTGLWQVSGRSDLSWEDGIRLDLYYVENWSLASDLTILWKTFGAVVNGRGAY; encoded by the coding sequence GTGGTGCAACCGGACTCCGTTCCGGAAGCGCCGACCGCGGTTCTGCACGCACGACAGCGTGCCTACGTCCGGGCGATAGCCGCCCTGGACATGAGCATCCTCTGCACAGCCGTGCTGGCCGGCTACCTGGTCCGGTTCGGTGCCGAGGAGGCCACTGGGGCGGACCTGCCCTACGTACTGGTCACACCCTTGCTACTGATCGCGTGGCTGGCCTCGCTGAAGCTGCTGCGCTGCTACGACGACCGGGTGCTCGGCTACGGCGCCGACGAGTACCGCCGGGTCATCACCGCCAGCCTGCGGCTCGCCGGCACGGTGGCGATCATCGGGTACGTCGCCAACGTCGGCATCAGCCGCGGCTTCCTGGCGGTGGCCTTCTCGGTGGGCACCGTCGGCCTGGTGGCCGGGCGGTTCGGTGCCCGCAAGTACCTGCACCGACGGCGGGCCGTCGGGGCCGGCTGGTTCCGCAAGGTGCTGGTGGTGGGGGACACCCCGCACGTGCTGGAGCTGGTGCACACCCTGCGCCGCGAGCCGTACGCCGGTTACCGGGTGGTCGGCGCGTGCATCCCGGACGCGTTGCTGGCACCGGTGCCGCAGCGGCTCGGTGACGTACCGGTCGCCGGATCGTTCCGCAACATCCCGGACGCCGCCGCCGCGACCGGCGCCGACACCGTCGCGGTCACCGCCTCCGGTGAGCTGACCGCGACCCGGCTGCGTCGGCTGGGCTGGCAACTGGAGGGCACCGGCATCGACCTGGTGCTGGCTCCGGCGCTGACCGACGTCGCCGGCCCTCGGATCCACACCCGGCCGGTCGCCGGGCTGCCGCTGATCCACGTCGAGGCACCGGAGTTCCGGGGGACCCGCAAGCTGGTCAAGGGCTTCGTCGACCGGTCGGTCTCGCTGCTGGCGTTGACCCTGCTGCTGCCGGTGCTGACGCTGATCGCCCTGGCGATCAAGCTCGACAACCGGGGTCCAGTGATCTTCAAGCAGGTACGGGTCGGCCAGGGCGGTCGGGAGTTCCACGTCTACAAGTTCCGAACCATGGTCGTCAACGCCGACGCCCTGCTCGCCGAGCTCGTCGCCAAGAACGAGACCGACGGGCTGATGTTCAAGATGCGCGACGACCCGCGGATCACCCGGGTGGGCCGGTTCCTGCGCAAGTTCTCCCTTGACGAGCTGCCGCAGCTGGCCAACGTGCTGTTCGGCCACATGAGCCTGGTGGGCCCCCGGCCGCCGCTGCCGTCGGAGGTCGCCCGTTACGACGGCGACGTCGCCCGGCGGTTGCTCGTGAAGCCCGGGATGACCGGGCTGTGGCAGGTCAGCGGGCGCTCCGACCTGTCGTGGGAGGACGGCATCCGCCTCGACCTCTACTACGTGGAGAACTGGTCGCTCGCCAGCGACCTGACCATCCTGTGGAAGACCTTCGGGGCCGTCGTCAACGGCCGTGGCGCCTACTGA
- a CDS encoding ROK family protein — translation MRTPESPLRQAGLREHHLGLVVRQVAAAGRPPSRAEIAATTGLTRATVSALVDELIGGRLLTEVDPVPRVGAGRPATGLALAAHGPAGLGLEINVDYLAACVVDLTGAVRHRAVHRADQRPETPETVLTRLAELAGTVLTAPEVAELPIAGAALAVPGLVTSEGVVRLAPNLGWQDVAVPAALAAAGTPLADLPLTVDNEANLAALGELHARNGELTTFVYVSGEIGIGAGIVVDGQLFRGARGWSGELGHLAVRPDGPTCRCGARGCLEQYAGQEAILRSAGLADQGLTAAEALRQLAGRAYDGQPQVRRALAAAAGALGVVLAGVVNLLDVQTVLLGGIYAPLAPWLSPVVEAEIGRRVLTAGWSPVTVQPSVLGPEAAATGAAGAVVRAVRDHPAPWLSLGAR, via the coding sequence ATGCGCACGCCAGAATCTCCGCTACGCCAGGCTGGTCTGCGCGAGCACCATCTCGGCCTGGTGGTCCGCCAGGTCGCCGCCGCCGGACGACCGCCGTCGCGGGCCGAGATCGCCGCCACCACCGGGCTCACCCGGGCCACCGTCTCCGCACTCGTCGACGAACTGATCGGCGGCCGGCTGCTGACCGAGGTCGACCCGGTGCCCCGCGTCGGCGCCGGCCGGCCGGCCACCGGGCTGGCCCTCGCCGCACACGGCCCCGCCGGCCTCGGCCTGGAGATCAACGTCGACTACCTGGCCGCCTGCGTGGTCGACCTGACCGGGGCGGTCCGCCACCGCGCCGTACACCGCGCCGACCAGCGGCCGGAAACCCCCGAGACGGTGCTGACCCGGCTGGCGGAGCTGGCCGGCACCGTCCTGACCGCCCCGGAGGTCGCCGAGCTGCCGATCGCCGGCGCGGCGCTCGCGGTGCCGGGGCTGGTGACCAGCGAGGGCGTCGTCCGACTGGCCCCCAACCTCGGCTGGCAGGACGTCGCGGTGCCGGCCGCCCTGGCCGCCGCCGGCACCCCGCTGGCCGACCTGCCGTTGACCGTCGACAACGAAGCCAACCTCGCGGCCCTCGGTGAACTGCACGCCCGCAACGGCGAGCTGACCACGTTCGTCTACGTCTCCGGCGAGATCGGCATCGGCGCCGGCATCGTCGTCGACGGGCAACTGTTCCGGGGAGCCCGAGGTTGGAGCGGCGAGCTCGGCCACCTCGCGGTCCGCCCGGACGGCCCGACCTGCCGCTGTGGTGCGCGCGGCTGCCTGGAGCAGTACGCCGGCCAGGAGGCGATCCTGCGGTCCGCCGGGCTCGCCGACCAGGGGCTGACCGCCGCCGAGGCGCTACGGCAACTGGCCGGTCGCGCTTACGACGGCCAACCGCAGGTACGCCGCGCGCTGGCCGCCGCCGCCGGGGCCCTCGGGGTGGTCCTCGCCGGTGTGGTCAACCTGCTGGACGTGCAGACGGTGCTGCTCGGCGGGATCTACGCGCCGCTGGCTCCGTGGCTGTCGCCGGTGGTCGAGGCGGAGATCGGTCGACGGGTGCTGACCGCCGGCTGGTCTCCGGTCACCGTACAGCCGTCGGTTCTCGGCCCTGAGGCCGCCGCGACCGGCGCGGCCGGAGCGGTGGTACGGGCGGTCCGTGACCACCCGGCCCCCTGGCTCAGCCTCGGCGCACGCTGA
- the xylA gene encoding xylose isomerase, giving the protein MTVQPTPADKFSFGLWTVGWQARDQFGDASRGPLDAVEAVHQLANLGAYGITFHDDDLIPFGSDAASRDQHIARFRKALEETGLVVPMVTTNLFGHPIFKDGGFTSNDRSIRRFALRKVLRNIDLAAELGAKTFVMWGGREGSEYDHAKDIRAALDRYREAVDLLGQYVLDRGYDLRFAIEPKPNEPRGDILLPTVGHALAFINSLAHPELVGLNPEVGHEQMAGLNFTHGIAQALWHGKLFHIDLNGQRGVKFDQDLVFGHGDLLNAFSLVDLLENGGPDGTPAYDGPRHFDYKPSRTEDYTGVWASAAANMRTYLLLKERAAAFRADPEVQEALAASKVPDLAVPTLNPGETYTDLLADRSSFEDFDPEAVAEQGFHFVRLNQLAVEHLLGARS; this is encoded by the coding sequence ATGACAGTCCAGCCCACACCGGCCGACAAATTCTCCTTCGGGCTCTGGACCGTCGGATGGCAGGCCCGTGACCAGTTCGGCGACGCCAGCCGTGGCCCGCTCGACGCCGTCGAGGCGGTGCACCAGCTCGCCAACCTCGGCGCGTACGGGATCACCTTCCACGACGACGACCTGATCCCGTTCGGCTCCGACGCGGCCAGCCGCGACCAGCACATCGCCCGGTTCCGCAAGGCCCTGGAGGAGACCGGCCTGGTGGTGCCGATGGTCACCACCAACCTCTTCGGCCACCCGATCTTCAAGGACGGCGGCTTCACCAGCAACGACCGCTCCATCCGGCGGTTCGCGCTGCGCAAGGTGCTGCGCAACATCGACCTCGCCGCCGAGCTGGGCGCGAAGACCTTCGTCATGTGGGGCGGCCGGGAAGGCTCCGAGTACGACCACGCCAAGGACATCCGCGCCGCGCTCGACCGCTACCGGGAGGCCGTCGACCTGCTCGGCCAGTACGTCCTCGACCGCGGCTACGACCTGCGGTTCGCCATCGAGCCCAAGCCGAACGAGCCGCGCGGCGACATCCTGCTGCCCACCGTCGGGCACGCCCTCGCCTTCATCAACAGCCTGGCTCACCCGGAGCTGGTCGGCCTCAACCCCGAGGTCGGCCACGAGCAGATGGCCGGGCTCAACTTCACCCACGGCATCGCCCAGGCCCTGTGGCACGGCAAGCTGTTCCACATCGACCTCAACGGCCAGCGCGGCGTCAAGTTCGACCAGGACCTGGTCTTCGGCCACGGCGACCTGCTCAACGCGTTCTCCCTGGTCGACCTGCTGGAAAACGGCGGCCCCGACGGCACCCCGGCCTACGACGGCCCCCGGCACTTCGACTACAAGCCCTCGCGCACCGAGGACTACACCGGCGTGTGGGCGTCGGCCGCCGCCAACATGCGTACGTACCTGCTGCTCAAGGAGCGGGCGGCGGCGTTCCGGGCCGACCCCGAGGTGCAGGAGGCCCTCGCGGCCAGCAAGGTCCCGGACCTGGCGGTGCCCACCCTCAACCCGGGGGAGACCTACACCGACCTGCTCGCCGACCGGTCCAGCTTCGAGGACTTCGACCCGGAGGCCGTCGCCGAGCAGGGCTTCCACTTCGTACGCCTCAACCAGCTCGCGGTCGAGCACCTGCTCGGCGCCCGTTCCTGA
- the xylB gene encoding xylulokinase, with amino-acid sequence MTLVAGVDSSTQSCKVVIRDADTGKLVREGRAAHPDGTEVHPDAWWAALQQAVDAAGGLDDVSAAAVAGQQHGMVCLDEGGDVVRPALLWNDTRSAGAAAELIDEFGGGTAGRQAWADAVGLVPVASFTITKLRWLARTEPASADRTAAVCLPHDWLTWRLAGTGDLAALRTDRSDASGTGYWSAATGQYRPDLLEHAFGRTPLVPTVLGPTDPAGALRSGAPLGPGAGDNAAAALGVGARPGDVIVSIGTSGTVFSVADTPAADPSGTVAGFADTTGRFLPLVATLNAARVLDAAAKLLGVDHDRLAELALSAPAGADGLVLVPYLEGERTPDRPTASGSLHGLTLASSTPAHLARAAVEGMLCALADGLDALVAQGAAVNRVILVGGGARSAAVRRIAPEVFGCPVLVPPPGEYVADGAARQAAWLALGTPDAPDWTPADTEEYAADPVPAIRDRYADARDHVLNRVTAS; translated from the coding sequence GTGACCCTCGTCGCCGGCGTCGACTCGTCGACCCAGTCGTGCAAGGTGGTGATCCGCGACGCGGACACCGGCAAACTGGTCCGTGAGGGCCGGGCGGCACATCCGGACGGCACCGAGGTGCACCCGGACGCCTGGTGGGCGGCGCTGCAACAGGCCGTCGACGCCGCCGGCGGGCTGGACGACGTCTCCGCCGCCGCCGTCGCCGGCCAACAGCACGGCATGGTCTGCCTCGACGAGGGCGGCGACGTGGTCCGCCCCGCCCTGCTGTGGAACGACACCCGCTCGGCCGGTGCCGCCGCCGAACTGATCGACGAGTTCGGCGGCGGCACCGCCGGCCGGCAGGCCTGGGCCGACGCCGTCGGCCTGGTGCCGGTGGCCAGCTTCACCATCACCAAACTGCGCTGGCTGGCCCGCACCGAGCCGGCGTCGGCCGACCGTACGGCCGCGGTCTGCCTGCCACACGACTGGCTGACCTGGCGGCTGGCCGGCACCGGCGACCTCGCCGCGCTGCGGACCGACCGCAGCGACGCCAGTGGCACCGGCTACTGGTCGGCCGCGACCGGCCAGTACCGCCCCGACCTGCTCGAACACGCCTTCGGCCGGACGCCGCTGGTGCCGACGGTGCTCGGCCCCACCGACCCGGCCGGCGCGCTGCGCTCCGGCGCACCGCTCGGCCCCGGTGCCGGTGACAACGCCGCCGCCGCCCTCGGCGTCGGCGCCCGCCCCGGCGACGTGATCGTCTCGATCGGCACCTCCGGCACCGTGTTCAGCGTCGCCGACACCCCGGCCGCCGACCCCAGCGGCACCGTTGCCGGCTTCGCCGACACCACCGGCCGGTTCCTGCCACTGGTCGCCACCCTCAACGCCGCCCGGGTGCTCGACGCCGCCGCGAAGCTGCTCGGCGTCGACCACGACCGGCTCGCCGAGCTGGCGCTCAGCGCGCCGGCCGGCGCCGACGGGCTGGTGCTGGTGCCGTACCTCGAAGGGGAACGCACCCCCGACCGGCCGACGGCCAGCGGCTCGCTGCACGGGCTCACCCTGGCCAGCAGCACCCCCGCGCACCTGGCGCGGGCCGCCGTCGAGGGCATGCTCTGCGCGCTCGCCGACGGCCTGGACGCCCTGGTCGCCCAGGGCGCGGCCGTCAACCGGGTCATCCTGGTCGGCGGCGGGGCGCGCTCTGCGGCGGTACGCCGGATCGCGCCCGAGGTGTTCGGCTGCCCGGTGCTGGTGCCGCCACCGGGGGAGTACGTCGCCGACGGTGCCGCCCGGCAGGCCGCCTGGCTGGCGCTGGGCACCCCCGACGCGCCCGACTGGACCCCGGCCGACACCGAGGAGTACGCAGCCGACCCGGTGCCCGCCATCCGGGACAGGTACGCCGACGCCCGCGACCACGTCCTGAACCGGGTCACCGCCAGCTGA